A DNA window from Bos indicus x Bos taurus breed Angus x Brahman F1 hybrid chromosome 16, Bos_hybrid_MaternalHap_v2.0, whole genome shotgun sequence contains the following coding sequences:
- the SRM gene encoding spermidine synthase produces the protein MEPGPDGPAAPGPAAIREGWFRETCSLWPGQALSLQVEQLLHHQRSRYQDILVFRSKSYGNVLVLDGVIQCTERDEFSYQEMIANLPLCSHPNPRKVLIIGGGDGGVLREVVKHSSVEAVVQCEIDEDVIQVSKKFLPSMAVGYSSSKLTLHVGDGFEFMKQNQDAFDVIITDSSDPMGPAESLFKESYYQLMKTALKEDGILCCQGECQWLHLDLIKEMRHFCKSLFPVVDYAYCTIPTYPSGQIGFMLCSKNPSTNFREPLQPLMQKQVEEMQLKYYNSDVHRAAFVLPEFARKALNDVS, from the exons ATGGAGCCTGGCCCCGACGGCCccgccgcccccggccccgcTGCCATCCGCGAGGGCTGGTTCCGCGAGACGTGCAGCCTGTGGCCCGGCCAGGCCCTGTCTCTGCAGGTGGAGCAGCTGCTACACCATCAACGCTCGCGGTACCAGGATATCCTCGTCTTCCGCAG TAAGAGCTACGGGAATGTGCTGGTGTTGGACGGCGTTATCCAGTGCACGGAGAGGGACGAGTTCTCCTACCAGGAGATGATCGCCAACCTGCCCCTCTGCAGCCACCCCAACCCACGCAAG GTGCTGATCATTGGGGGCGGGGACGGAGGCGTCCTGCGGGAGGTGGTCAAGCATTCCTCTGTGGAGGCCGTGGTCCAGTGTGAGATTGATGAG gATGTCATTCAAGTCTCCAAGAAGTTCCTGCCCAGCATGGCCGTTGGCTACTCCAGCTCAAAGCTGACCCTACACGTGGGTGATGGTTTTGAGTTCATGAAACAGAACCAGGACGCCTTTGACGTCATCATCACTGACTCCTCAGATCCCATGG GTCCTGCTGAGAGCCTCTTCAAGGAGTCCTACTACCAGCTCATGAAGACTGCCCTCAAGGAGGACGGCATTCTCTGCTGCCAGG GTGAGTGCCAGTGGCTGCACCTGGACCTCATCAAGGAGATGCGGCACTTCTGCAAGTCTCTCTTCCCAGTGGTGGACTACGCCTACTGCACCATCCCCACCTACCCCAGCGGCCAGATCGGCTTCATGCTGTGCAGCAAGAACCCC AGTACCAACTTCCGGGAGCCCTTGCAGCCGCTGATGCAGAAGCAGGTGGAAGAGATGCAGCTGAAATACTACAACTCCGATGTGCACCGGGCAGCCTTCGTCCTGCCTGAGTTTGCCCGAAAG GCCCTGAATGATGTGAGCTGA